Proteins encoded by one window of Chondromyces crocatus:
- a CDS encoding Uma2 family endonuclease: MGHLAEKRPAPATYADLEAVPPHLVAEIVDGVLHTLPRPAPAHAHASSELVFELSGPFGHGRGGPGGWRILMEPELHLGADVLVPDLAGWRLDRMPRLPRAAHFTQPPDWICEVLSPSTSAYDRAEKLPAYAAAGVSWAWLLDPLLHSLEVFHIGPRERWVLEHVFRGEAAVHAAPFDAIALDLAALWPDLEDDDTNP, from the coding sequence ATGGGTCATCTGGCGGAAAAGCGACCAGCCCCTGCCACCTACGCCGATCTCGAAGCGGTGCCGCCGCACCTCGTGGCCGAGATCGTCGACGGCGTGCTGCACACGCTCCCCCGGCCGGCTCCGGCCCATGCGCATGCCTCCTCCGAGCTGGTCTTCGAGCTCTCGGGCCCCTTCGGCCACGGCCGCGGCGGGCCTGGCGGCTGGCGCATCCTCATGGAGCCGGAGCTGCACCTCGGCGCCGACGTCCTCGTCCCCGACCTCGCCGGATGGCGCCTCGACCGGATGCCCCGCCTCCCGCGCGCCGCGCACTTCACGCAGCCCCCCGACTGGATCTGCGAGGTCCTGTCCCCCTCCACCTCCGCCTACGACCGCGCCGAGAAGCTCCCCGCCTACGCCGCCGCGGGCGTCTCCTGGGCCTGGTTGCTCGACCCCTTGCTGCACTCCCTCGAAGTCTTCCACATCGGCCCCCGCGAGCGCTGGGTCCTCGAGCACGTGTTCCGGGGCGAAGCCGCCGTCCACGCCGCCCCCTTCGACGCCATCGCCCTCGACCTCGCCGCCTTGTGGCCCGACCTCGAAGACGACGACACGAACCCGTAG
- a CDS encoding serine/threonine-protein kinase has translation MDLLPGRRINRFTLVRPLGEGGQGSVWKVIDPLDGGAVRALKLLLVRDLDEGAAQRARREARALIHATHPALVPCRELFEVPAEALVGLVFDYQRGRSLADLAADPRLTRVHRQTILVQLADALAHVHALGIVHRDIKPANVLITEAFWQAPDHPGGVKLLDFGIAVPVGNPHPMTSVGAMIGTGPYLPPELLLPGVWSIPPEGFQRDGFAFGVLAWDLLKGAHPTGLSPTASLAEYAAVYKQAHQGHVPWPPAGLEEPWRSAIRACLKLDPRARPAHGTALLELLPQTVSSAGHLRRIQSDEPAVVLRATEMHVSAPGAPKSITVSPTTPPRRETELSGPPVPSSRGSVLRRSTSVDASPRGAGTPALRFGWGLLSLGLVMSVAAVAWTGVVDARSLRSWFEGPSDVPQGNPGVPLPMAAASSTAAPTASSAASSLPASLPGDTAQAIGHGVRLVTNNGESGSVPRLEAPKLAPCCAKSKGPCSSGRACDPDPSCPEYLPLESRWWLRIISATRGEHPTVRNIAATQPGSSICLSRWQQPDTEVCAPLKRIVKSGGDRENRLLVTTRDLMAGDLQIRILGPKGQVEFERRTEQTKRLRSTVLCSNLSLRSGATTNAPITVSVVLDDE, from the coding sequence ATGGATCTCTTACCTGGCCGCCGGATCAACCGCTTCACCCTCGTCAGACCCCTCGGTGAGGGCGGCCAGGGGAGCGTCTGGAAGGTCATCGATCCCCTCGACGGTGGCGCAGTCCGCGCCCTCAAGCTCCTCCTCGTTCGCGACCTCGACGAGGGCGCCGCCCAGCGCGCTCGCCGCGAGGCACGCGCATTGATCCACGCCACCCATCCGGCCCTCGTCCCTTGCCGCGAACTGTTCGAGGTTCCGGCAGAGGCCTTGGTCGGCCTCGTCTTCGACTACCAGCGCGGCCGGTCTCTCGCCGACCTCGCCGCAGATCCGCGCCTCACCCGCGTGCATCGCCAGACGATCCTCGTGCAGCTCGCAGACGCGCTCGCTCACGTCCACGCGCTGGGCATCGTCCACCGCGACATCAAGCCGGCGAACGTCCTGATCACCGAGGCCTTCTGGCAAGCCCCGGATCACCCCGGCGGCGTCAAGCTGCTCGACTTCGGTATCGCGGTTCCCGTGGGCAACCCGCATCCCATGACCTCGGTCGGGGCCATGATCGGCACCGGCCCCTATCTCCCGCCAGAACTGCTGCTCCCCGGCGTCTGGAGCATCCCCCCCGAAGGCTTCCAGCGTGATGGGTTCGCCTTCGGCGTCCTCGCCTGGGACCTCTTGAAGGGAGCTCATCCCACAGGCCTGTCTCCGACCGCCTCCCTCGCCGAGTACGCCGCGGTGTACAAGCAAGCGCACCAAGGTCACGTCCCGTGGCCCCCCGCAGGCCTGGAAGAGCCCTGGCGCAGCGCGATCCGCGCCTGCCTGAAGCTCGACCCGCGGGCCCGACCGGCGCACGGCACCGCGCTTCTGGAGTTGCTACCGCAGACCGTGTCCAGCGCTGGCCACCTTCGACGCATCCAGAGCGACGAGCCGGCGGTGGTTCTCCGTGCCACCGAGATGCACGTGTCGGCCCCCGGAGCACCGAAGAGCATCACCGTGTCTCCGACCACGCCACCACGCCGTGAAACTGAGCTGTCGGGTCCACCTGTCCCATCGAGCAGAGGTTCGGTGCTGCGGCGGTCCACGTCGGTGGACGCTTCTCCGAGGGGCGCGGGCACTCCTGCCTTGCGCTTCGGCTGGGGCTTGCTGAGCCTGGGGCTCGTGATGAGCGTGGCTGCCGTCGCCTGGACAGGCGTGGTGGACGCGCGCTCGCTGCGATCCTGGTTCGAGGGCCCCTCGGACGTGCCGCAAGGGAACCCCGGTGTCCCGCTGCCCATGGCGGCTGCGTCGTCGACTGCCGCGCCGACTGCCTCGTCGGCTGCCTCGTCGCTGCCTGCCTCTCTCCCAGGAGACACCGCCCAGGCCATCGGACATGGCGTCCGCCTGGTCACGAACAATGGCGAAAGCGGCTCTGTCCCACGCCTCGAAGCGCCGAAGCTCGCGCCTTGCTGCGCCAAGTCCAAAGGACCGTGCTCCTCAGGGCGAGCGTGCGATCCGGACCCGTCGTGCCCAGAGTATCTGCCCCTCGAGAGCCGATGGTGGCTACGAATCATCAGCGCGACCCGAGGGGAGCACCCCACCGTGCGCAACATCGCCGCTACCCAGCCGGGATCCAGCATCTGCTTGAGTCGATGGCAGCAGCCAGACACCGAGGTCTGCGCGCCGCTCAAGCGCATCGTCAAGTCTGGAGGTGACAGGGAGAACCGCCTCCTCGTCACCACCAGGGACCTCATGGCCGGCGACCTCCAGATCCGCATTCTGGGTCCCAAGGGGCAGGTGGAATTCGAGCGCCGGACGGAGCAAACCAAGCGGCTGCGCAGCACCGTGCTCTGCAGCAACCTCTCCCTGAGAAGTGGCGCCACGACCAATGCCCCCATCACGGTCTCCGTCGTCCTTGACGACGAGTGA
- a CDS encoding DODA-type extradiol aromatic ring-opening family dioxygenase produces the protein MSNEPQEGLTRRRAVVAGIAGAATLATLHGVSGDDAQAHADPSNGGRPTPTPGRLPVAFLPHGGGPWPFVEMGLDRNEVDRLVQYLRGVRALPATPPKAVLVVSAHWEEPVPTVMTAARPPLYYDYYGFPPASYELTWPAPGDPTLAARVQALLGTAGFQTAANDERGFDHGTFIPLKLTYPDANLPTVQLSLKRGLDPAEHLAMGRALAPLRDEGVFILGSGMSYHNMRGFRDPRALPISEAFDAWLGETAALDPKARDQRLSQWSQAPGARLVHPREEHLLPLMVVAGAAGADRGTTAYNDVFMGVRLSAYHFG, from the coding sequence ATGTCCAACGAACCCCAAGAGGGCCTCACCCGCCGCCGCGCCGTCGTCGCTGGCATCGCGGGCGCTGCCACCCTCGCCACCCTTCACGGCGTCTCCGGGGACGACGCCCAGGCCCATGCGGACCCCTCGAACGGTGGCCGCCCCACCCCGACCCCTGGCCGCCTCCCCGTCGCATTTCTCCCTCACGGCGGCGGCCCCTGGCCCTTCGTCGAGATGGGCCTCGACCGCAACGAGGTCGACCGCCTCGTCCAGTACCTCCGCGGCGTCCGCGCCCTCCCTGCCACCCCACCGAAGGCCGTGCTCGTCGTCTCCGCCCACTGGGAAGAGCCCGTGCCCACGGTCATGACCGCTGCGCGCCCGCCCCTCTACTACGACTATTACGGCTTCCCCCCGGCCTCGTACGAGCTCACCTGGCCCGCACCGGGCGACCCCACGCTCGCCGCCCGCGTCCAGGCGCTCCTCGGCACCGCGGGCTTCCAGACCGCCGCCAACGACGAGCGCGGCTTCGACCACGGCACCTTCATCCCCCTCAAGCTCACCTACCCGGACGCGAACCTGCCCACCGTCCAGCTCTCGCTCAAGCGCGGCCTCGACCCGGCCGAGCACCTCGCCATGGGCCGCGCCCTCGCCCCCTTGCGCGACGAAGGCGTGTTCATCCTCGGCAGCGGCATGAGCTACCACAACATGCGCGGCTTCCGTGATCCCCGGGCCCTCCCCATCTCCGAGGCCTTCGACGCCTGGCTGGGCGAGACCGCCGCCCTCGACCCCAAGGCCCGCGACCAGCGCCTCTCCCAGTGGTCTCAGGCCCCGGGTGCCCGCCTCGTCCACCCCCGCGAAGAGCACCTCTTGCCGCTCATGGTCGTCGCTGGCGCTGCCGGCGCGGACCGCGGCACCACCGCCTACAACGACGTCTTCATGGGCGTCCGTCTCTCCGCTTACCACTTCGGCTGA
- a CDS encoding serine/threonine protein kinase, which translates to MDLRPGLRINRYTLVKPLGMGGQGTVWKVIDPLDGGAVRALKILLVRGLDEAAAARARREARALRHAGHPALVPCRELFEDPAEGIVGLVFDYARGHSLADFASDPRLTRGHRFAVLHHLADVLAHVHALGIVHRDLKPDNILITGSFWQDPHAAGGVKLLDFGIAVASGNPRPLTTHGAMVGTGPYLPPELLIPGVWTSPPEGFARDLFAFGVLAWDLVQGVHPTGLPPAASLADHADVFRLAHTGKLTWPPTPLEAPWGAVVSACLQLDPWARPSNGAALLSLLQDGGSNSGRTSSSGTESHSAVSARAGRRGAMDLLTPPPGSARVITEPAAPLPSQEGEVAELRRTPAPPPSTPVTMRTSPMPLPPVRSSRPEVTLEEPPSSLASRGHSAPYGWIVVGAGIGMAVVVGLVTASLSLERLAGRPAVPAEGEGDGPVEGTVTATSLQPLDPSTPLAPSTEPTPSAPLASPIPTVPPTWSPAPSEILPCCPKDGSACRSGRPCAPSSVCDDDLPDERVWKLRMIGAELEGPDGFQDMAAPRMYPYATICLSESLRPETEVCAPLTTITRTGDRQNRLPITTAALGRGEIHVRMFNPPHGILFEGDGVAPGKTKRTKLCGGMRFLSVSSRGVRARISVDLDDE; encoded by the coding sequence ATGGATCTCCGTCCCGGCCTCCGGATCAACCGCTACACTCTCGTGAAGCCCCTCGGTATGGGTGGGCAAGGCACGGTCTGGAAGGTCATCGATCCTCTCGACGGCGGCGCGGTCCGTGCGCTGAAGATTCTCCTCGTCCGCGGCCTCGACGAAGCGGCTGCCGCGCGTGCCCGCCGCGAAGCCAGGGCATTACGTCACGCTGGTCATCCCGCGCTCGTCCCGTGCCGCGAGCTGTTCGAAGACCCGGCCGAGGGCATCGTCGGGCTGGTCTTCGACTATGCGCGTGGTCACTCCCTTGCGGACTTCGCCAGCGATCCGCGCCTCACACGCGGGCATCGCTTTGCCGTTTTGCATCATCTCGCGGACGTCCTTGCCCACGTGCACGCCCTCGGCATCGTGCACCGCGATCTCAAGCCGGACAACATCCTGATCACCGGCAGCTTCTGGCAAGACCCCCATGCAGCGGGCGGCGTCAAGCTCCTGGACTTCGGGATTGCCGTCGCATCGGGGAACCCCAGGCCACTCACCACGCATGGCGCCATGGTCGGCACCGGCCCTTATCTCCCGCCAGAGCTGCTTATCCCCGGCGTCTGGACCTCGCCGCCCGAAGGCTTCGCCCGCGACCTGTTCGCCTTCGGCGTTCTCGCCTGGGACCTCGTGCAGGGCGTCCACCCGACGGGGTTGCCGCCCGCGGCCTCTCTCGCCGACCACGCCGATGTGTTCAGGCTGGCGCACACCGGCAAACTCACCTGGCCTCCGACGCCTCTCGAAGCGCCCTGGGGGGCTGTGGTCAGCGCATGCCTCCAGCTCGATCCATGGGCTCGCCCCTCGAACGGTGCGGCACTGCTGAGCCTTCTCCAGGACGGCGGGTCGAACAGCGGTCGCACCTCGAGCAGTGGCACAGAGAGCCATTCAGCCGTCAGCGCGCGTGCTGGGCGTCGAGGCGCGATGGACCTGCTCACGCCTCCGCCCGGGTCTGCGCGGGTCATCACCGAGCCTGCCGCTCCACTGCCTTCGCAGGAGGGAGAAGTGGCGGAGCTCCGGAGGACGCCAGCGCCTCCCCCGTCCACGCCCGTGACCATGCGGACCTCACCCATGCCCCTCCCTCCCGTACGGTCCAGCCGACCCGAGGTGACGCTGGAGGAACCGCCATCATCTCTGGCATCGCGGGGCCACTCCGCTCCTTACGGCTGGATCGTCGTCGGGGCAGGCATCGGGATGGCTGTCGTCGTTGGCCTCGTGACAGCAAGCCTCTCGTTGGAGCGCCTCGCCGGGCGTCCTGCCGTCCCTGCGGAGGGTGAAGGCGACGGCCCTGTCGAGGGAACCGTGACCGCAACCTCCCTGCAGCCTCTTGACCCGTCGACCCCTCTGGCCCCGTCCACCGAGCCTACGCCGAGCGCTCCTCTCGCGAGCCCCATCCCCACGGTGCCACCAACCTGGTCTCCTGCCCCTTCGGAGATCCTCCCGTGCTGTCCGAAGGACGGCTCGGCATGCCGCTCCGGACGCCCCTGCGCGCCGAGCTCCGTATGTGACGACGACCTGCCTGATGAGCGGGTGTGGAAGCTCCGGATGATCGGCGCCGAGCTGGAGGGACCCGACGGATTCCAGGACATGGCCGCGCCGCGCATGTACCCCTACGCCACCATCTGCCTCAGCGAGTCTTTGCGGCCTGAAACCGAGGTGTGTGCGCCCCTGACGACCATCACCAGAACCGGTGATCGGCAGAACCGCCTCCCCATCACCACTGCAGCGCTCGGCCGAGGTGAGATCCACGTTCGGATGTTCAACCCACCGCACGGCATCCTCTTCGAGGGCGACGGGGTTGCTCCCGGAAAGACCAAACGGACGAAGCTATGCGGCGGAATGCGCTTCCTCAGTGTGTCCTCGCGTGGCGTTCGAGCGAGGATCTCCGTTGACCTCGACGATGAATGA
- a CDS encoding DUF4956 domain-containing protein → MELTDLIEPLTRGDAFEWRTALVALLLSFGLGQAIAGIYLVTFRGLSYARTTVQGMAMGSVITCMLMLAIGTSIAAGIGVAGGLSVVRFRTTMRDPRDIIFVFAALGVGMACGLTAYGTAIAGTAVFGAGALLLHATGYGSKRQPDGLLRFTAPTGQAVEDAISKILREHCRSFSLVTLREAAQGTMMEHAYQLTVRAPELRSPLVSRLQAIQGVQDVSLLLQEPTLDL, encoded by the coding sequence ATGGAACTGACCGACCTGATCGAGCCGCTCACCCGAGGAGATGCCTTCGAATGGCGGACGGCCCTGGTGGCCCTCTTGCTTTCGTTCGGGTTGGGGCAGGCGATCGCTGGTATCTACCTGGTGACGTTCCGGGGGCTGTCCTACGCGCGGACCACCGTGCAGGGGATGGCGATGGGGAGCGTCATCACCTGCATGCTGATGCTGGCCATCGGCACCAGCATCGCGGCCGGGATCGGGGTCGCGGGAGGGCTGAGCGTGGTCCGCTTCCGCACGACGATGCGCGATCCGCGGGACATCATCTTCGTGTTCGCCGCGCTCGGGGTGGGAATGGCCTGCGGCCTCACGGCCTACGGGACCGCCATCGCTGGCACGGCGGTGTTCGGCGCGGGGGCGCTGCTGCTCCACGCGACGGGCTACGGGTCGAAGCGGCAGCCCGATGGTCTCCTGCGCTTCACGGCGCCCACGGGCCAGGCCGTGGAGGACGCGATCTCGAAGATCCTGCGGGAGCACTGCCGCTCGTTCTCGCTCGTCACCCTGCGCGAGGCAGCGCAGGGGACGATGATGGAACACGCCTACCAGCTCACCGTGCGCGCCCCCGAGCTGCGATCGCCGCTCGTCTCACGGCTCCAGGCCATCCAGGGGGTCCAGGATGTCTCCCTGCTGCTCCAGGAGCCCACGCTGGATCTCTAG
- a CDS encoding trypsin-like serine peptidase, with translation MRKRPLALMAACSLSASLLGCAVDGAADSENDLSPAQDPTEMSTDLVGVHVAASSTSSDPDAEGTDGVDLDDPQRPWGPNADAANRVLETEDLEAYAAEMGIKLGDGPDMTTKALCNGDDNLTFVNDFTGKHGISSRFVQREKIPVGIIRPIGCSGTLIAHDLFLTNAHCVPEDGAQVLAQTVQFGFEEDGELLESLPSQSFPVVNLLELRNQNLDYAIYRLGHLPGLIYGHNTVASGDPPSGSVISIIGHPAFRRKQVDVGHARYNVFLDRILYDDLDTLGGNSGSGILNAQGELTGLHYGGSCDGWFGYNYGEKMSNLLQASPLLRNTPRQLILSQGTDPTLYVIHGGARLAIASMDEFNALGFRAQDHRVLPPGALSSTPTVPRDGTVLVTPGGARHVVFGGARFPIHLLMEFTALGYSNPDMNPAPQLATQAIPLIPRDGTLLQERSHDPVYVVLGGIRYWIQNWTVFHARGYQKNRIRIIPDGSVAQIPFGGVLTS, from the coding sequence ATGAGAAAGCGTCCCCTTGCCCTGATGGCGGCCTGCTCCCTGAGCGCCAGCCTCCTCGGTTGTGCCGTCGATGGCGCGGCCGATTCCGAGAACGACCTCTCACCCGCACAGGACCCCACCGAGATGTCGACGGATCTCGTCGGCGTCCACGTGGCGGCGTCGAGCACATCGTCGGACCCTGACGCAGAAGGCACGGACGGCGTCGATCTCGACGACCCCCAGCGCCCCTGGGGCCCCAACGCGGATGCCGCGAACCGGGTCCTGGAGACGGAGGACCTGGAAGCCTACGCCGCCGAGATGGGCATCAAGCTGGGCGACGGCCCGGACATGACGACCAAGGCGCTGTGCAACGGCGACGACAACCTCACCTTCGTCAACGACTTCACCGGCAAGCACGGCATCTCCTCTCGCTTCGTCCAGCGCGAGAAGATCCCCGTGGGCATCATCCGCCCCATCGGGTGCAGCGGCACCCTCATCGCGCACGACCTCTTCCTGACCAACGCCCACTGCGTCCCCGAGGACGGCGCCCAGGTCCTCGCCCAGACCGTGCAGTTCGGCTTCGAAGAAGACGGCGAGCTGCTGGAGAGCCTGCCCTCGCAGTCCTTCCCCGTCGTCAACCTCCTGGAGCTGCGCAACCAGAACCTCGATTACGCCATCTATCGCCTCGGCCACCTGCCCGGCCTGATCTACGGCCACAACACCGTGGCCAGCGGCGATCCCCCCTCGGGCAGCGTCATCTCCATCATCGGCCACCCCGCCTTTCGGCGGAAACAGGTCGACGTCGGCCACGCCAGGTACAACGTCTTCCTCGACCGGATCCTCTACGACGACCTCGACACGCTCGGTGGCAACTCCGGCAGCGGCATCCTCAACGCCCAGGGAGAGCTGACGGGCCTTCATTACGGCGGGAGCTGCGACGGCTGGTTCGGCTACAACTACGGCGAGAAGATGTCGAACCTCCTCCAGGCTTCGCCGCTTCTCAGGAACACCCCACGCCAGCTCATTCTCAGCCAGGGCACGGACCCCACGCTCTACGTCATCCACGGCGGTGCCCGCCTCGCGATCGCCTCCATGGACGAGTTCAACGCCCTCGGCTTCCGCGCGCAGGATCACCGCGTCCTCCCTCCGGGCGCACTCTCCTCCACGCCCACCGTCCCGCGCGACGGCACGGTCCTCGTCACCCCTGGCGGTGCCCGGCACGTCGTCTTCGGCGGCGCCCGCTTCCCCATCCACCTGCTCATGGAGTTCACCGCCCTCGGCTACAGCAACCCGGACATGAACCCCGCGCCCCAGCTCGCCACCCAGGCGATCCCCCTCATCCCGCGCGACGGCACCTTGCTCCAGGAACGCTCTCACGACCCCGTGTACGTGGTCCTGGGTGGCATCCGGTACTGGATCCAGAACTGGACCGTCTTCCACGCCCGCGGCTACCAGAAGAACCGGATCCGCATCATTCCGGACGGTTCTGTCGCGCAGATCCCCTTCGGCGGCGTCTTGACCTCGTGA
- a CDS encoding CotH kinase family protein, which yields MFLVPLAGCSGSSPGDDPGTGGSGGEGTGGDGGTGGAGGAGAGSSGTGASSGDPDYAGAFPQDRVARLDITITPANWQAMLDDMTELIGEFGQGGPGGPGGPGGPGGPGQLPPELIAACEGKVAGDACSATLNNNPITGTCAQLQLQGQQPTLMCMPAGGPGNGGPGNGGPGNGGGAIDLIGGTPIYVECDVKTEDREWKHVGIRFKGNNSLQSAWSGGVYKIPLRLNFDKFEDDYPETKNQKFYGFKDLSLSNGSSDQSLLREKLAMDVFREAGVPAPTTAFYRVFIDHGEGPVYFGLYTGMEMPDDDAFLKSTFGSKKGNVYKPDGGAATWATWDVDTLGLKTNETTADYADARALFDALHADRNDAAAWRTELEKRLDVEGFLHWLAVNTVIQDWDQYGRMAHNYYMYADPDRDAQLRWITWDHSFAFQSGGMGGGGLSLGMSEVGSQWPLIRFLLDDPVYEDIYRDFLAQTVAVEYEPIASEARFRSAHALISPYVVGPDGEIDGHTFLQSDASFTQALDTLVTHTHSREQAVTTFLAQ from the coding sequence ATGTTCCTCGTTCCGCTGGCTGGTTGCAGCGGCTCATCCCCGGGAGACGATCCGGGGACGGGAGGGAGCGGTGGCGAAGGAACGGGAGGGGACGGCGGCACGGGAGGAGCAGGTGGCGCAGGCGCTGGCAGCTCGGGGACCGGAGCGAGCAGCGGGGATCCCGACTACGCCGGCGCGTTCCCGCAGGATCGGGTAGCGCGCCTCGACATCACCATCACGCCCGCGAACTGGCAGGCCATGCTCGACGACATGACCGAGCTGATCGGCGAGTTCGGTCAGGGTGGACCAGGCGGCCCTGGAGGGCCCGGTGGCCCTGGTGGGCCTGGTCAGCTCCCTCCGGAGCTGATCGCGGCGTGCGAAGGCAAGGTGGCCGGTGACGCTTGCTCGGCGACGCTCAACAACAACCCGATCACGGGGACCTGCGCGCAGCTCCAGCTCCAGGGGCAGCAACCCACCCTGATGTGCATGCCCGCGGGGGGACCCGGCAATGGCGGCCCGGGCAATGGTGGGCCGGGCAATGGCGGCGGCGCCATCGACCTGATTGGCGGGACGCCCATCTACGTCGAGTGCGACGTGAAGACCGAGGACCGGGAGTGGAAGCACGTCGGGATCCGCTTCAAGGGCAACAACAGCCTGCAATCGGCGTGGTCCGGCGGCGTGTACAAGATCCCGCTCCGCCTCAACTTCGACAAGTTCGAGGACGACTACCCCGAGACCAAGAACCAGAAGTTCTACGGGTTCAAGGACCTCTCGCTGTCGAACGGCTCGTCGGATCAGTCGCTCCTGCGCGAGAAGCTCGCGATGGACGTCTTCCGGGAAGCGGGCGTCCCCGCGCCGACGACGGCGTTCTACCGGGTCTTCATCGACCATGGTGAGGGGCCGGTCTACTTCGGGTTGTACACCGGCATGGAGATGCCGGACGACGATGCGTTCCTGAAGTCGACCTTCGGCAGCAAGAAGGGGAACGTCTACAAGCCCGACGGCGGCGCGGCGACGTGGGCGACCTGGGACGTGGACACGCTCGGGTTGAAGACCAACGAGACAACCGCCGACTACGCCGACGCGCGCGCCCTGTTCGACGCGCTGCACGCGGACCGGAACGACGCCGCCGCGTGGCGCACGGAGCTGGAGAAGCGGCTCGACGTCGAGGGCTTCCTGCACTGGCTGGCGGTGAACACCGTCATCCAGGACTGGGACCAGTACGGCCGGATGGCGCACAACTATTACATGTACGCGGACCCGGATCGGGATGCGCAGCTCCGCTGGATCACCTGGGATCACAGCTTCGCCTTCCAGTCCGGTGGGATGGGTGGCGGAGGGCTGTCGCTGGGCATGTCCGAGGTGGGGTCCCAGTGGCCGCTCATCCGCTTCCTGCTCGATGACCCGGTGTACGAGGACATCTACCGCGACTTCCTCGCGCAGACCGTGGCGGTCGAGTACGAGCCCATCGCCTCGGAGGCGCGCTTCCGCTCGGCCCACGCGCTGATCTCGCCCTACGTGGTCGGCCCCGACGGGGAGATCGACGGGCACACCTTCCTCCAGTCGGACGCCTCGTTCACCCAGGCGCTCGATACGCTGGTCACCCACACGCACAGCCGAGAGCAAGCGGTGACCACGTTCCTGGCCCAGTGA